The Nitrospirota bacterium genome includes the window CAGACGACGATGTCCTGGTAACGGCATCAGCCTTTAAGATCACCTTCGGCGATATTAAACAGGCCCTGAATGAAACCGGCGGTACAAAAGCGAGGCTGATGGACATTTTAGCGCAAACTGTGGAGCAGGAACTATTTGCTGCCCGAGCCGTAGAACTTAAGCTGGATGCCGGAGTTGCCGCGGATATTGAAGCTTATGAGAAGTCACTGGCCGTTACGCTGTTGCGCGAACAACTGGAGCGGGAGAATGGGCCGCAACAGGAGGAAACAGATGAGTATATCAGGGGAAACGAATACCTCCTCTATAAGCCGCAGACCGCCCACGTACTGATGATTGTTACAGTTACAGAGAAGGAGGCAACCTCGATGAGGAGGCAGGCATTAGCCGGAGGGAATTTTTTCGAACTGGCTTCAAAACACTCGATAGCGCCGGATGCAAAGGTCAGGGCGGGCCGGATGGACCCCCTGATTATCGGAGAGCGGCCCTATACGGTGATAGACAAGGCATTATTGGCTCTTAAGCCCGGTGGCATCACCCACCCGATTCGGGGCGACAAGGGATTCAGTATTTTCAAACTGCTGGATATTACCCCAAGGGAACGACGCGAAGAACGCGAAGTAAGGGAAGATGCAGCACGGATCATCAGAGAGCAGAAAATGGCAGCCCACATTGCAGCCTTGCTTCAGACCACGAGAGTTGAGATATACCCTGTAGCCTCGTCTGATCAAAAATAAAGACCTGCCAGGAAAAGGCATGATATAATAAAGTTGTCATGCTATCTAAATCTGCAATAAAGGATTTAAAGGGTATCTCAGGCAATGACAATGTCCTTACTACTAAGGAAGACAGGCTATGCTATGCCTATGATGCAACAAATCAGCTATTCCTGCCTGATGCTGTAGTATTTCCCTCTAATACTGAAGAGGTTTCAAAGATAATCAGGCTTGCGAATCCGGAGAAATTTTGTGTTATCCCGAGAGGTGCAGGAACCGGTCTGTCAGGTGGGAGTGTGCCTGAGAAGGGTGGGGTTGTATTGTCCCTTGAAAGGATGAGAAGGATACTCAGGATTGATGCGCAGAATCTTATTACGATTGTGGAACCTGGTGTTGTGAATTTTGAGCTCCAGATGGAGCTTGGCAAATACCGTCTCTTTTTTCCACCAGAACCTACAAGCCTTAGATACTGCACAATCGGAGGAAATATCGCTGAATGTGCCGGCGGACCGAGGTCGGTCAAGTACGGGGTCACACGGGATTATGTCATAGGGCTTGAGGTGGTGCTTCCGACCGGTGAGCTAATGGAGACAGGGACTCAGACTGTGAGAGGTGTGACCGGCTATGACCTTACGCGGCTCATCGTTGGGTCTGAGGGGACCCTTGGCATAGTTACCAGGGCGGCCCTGAGAATCCTTCCCTTGCCGGATAAGGTCAGTACGATACTCGCAATCTTCAATGATGAGTGTGCAGCAGGAAGATCCGTTGCAGGGATCATGAACTCAGGAATCAAACCGTCTGCTGTTGAGTTTATGGACATGGCCTCAGTGAAATGTACAAGGGAAAGTGAGCGGTTTGATTTTAAGGAGGATAACAGGGCCGTATTGCTGATAGAACTCGATGGAGAGAGGGAGTCGTTGGAACGCAGGTGTGCGGCTGTTATTGATGTTTGCCTCAAAGAAAGGGCAGTAAAGGCTGAAATCGTACAGTCTAAAAATGAGGTAAAAGACCTATGGTGGATGAGGAGGGCGATATATCCATCCCTCGTTAAGATAAGGCCGCAGAAGATTGTCAATGATGTGGTCGTCCCGCTGAGTCTTGTCCCTGAACTACTGCAGGATGTAAGAAAGATAGAAAAAGAAAAAGGGGTCGTTATCACATGTTACGGTCACGCCGGAGAGGGAAACATACACGTCAATGTCATGATGGATAAAAATGACATCGCTGAGACTGGAAGGGTAAAGGAAGCGGTTGATGATATAATAGATCTCACACTAAGGCTTGGCGGTTCGGTCTCAGGCGGGCATGGGATAGGTATGACAAAGAGGACTTATGCAGGCATGGAACTAAATCCGGTTGCGGTAGATGTTATGAAGAAGATCAAGGGAGTGCTTGATCCAAACGGCATCTTAAATCCCGGGAAGAAAATATAGGGGCGTTTTCAGGTGAGCCGTCATGAGCCCTTCGACTGTTCGACACGCTCTCAGCTCAGGGCTCACAAATGGTCATGAAAATGTCATTCCCGCGTAAGCGGGAATCCAGACCGGGGGCCTGGTTCTGGATTCCCACTTGTGTGGGAATGACGGGTGAAAAATCCTGCGGGGACAGGTTCTGTGGGAATGACGGGTACACAGGTGCATTTTCAGGTGAAACGTCATGAGCCCTGCGACCGTTCGGCACGCTCACAGCTCAGGGCTCACCAAGGTTCATGAAAACGTCATTCCAGCGTAAGCGGGAATCCAGACCGGGGCCTGATTCTGGATTCCCACTTGCGTGGGAATGACGGGTGAAAAATCCTGCGGGGACAGGTTCCGTGGGAATGACAGGTACTTAGGAGTATTTTCGAGTGAAGAAACTTGCTGATTACATTCCGGAACTTGCAATGTGTGTCCGTTGCGGCACGTGCAGGAGCACTTGTCCTACGGTTCTCACCCTTGGTCGAGAAACCGCCAGCGCCCGGGGCAAACTGTCTCTTATAGATGCATATATAAACGGTGAGATAGGCTTATCAGATACATTTGTAAAGCATATTTCAGAGTGTCTGCTATGCGGGGCCTGCAGGCAGAGTTGTCCAAATAAAATTCCAGTGCCTGACATCATTATGGCTGCAAGGGCAGAAGTCATAAATGACAGGGGCCTGCCGCTTATCACTTCGGCAATCATGAAGGGGTTGAGAGAGCCGGATGGATTTGTGGGGAAGACGCTAAAACTTGCATCATTTGCCCAGCGTGTTTTTTTTAAAGATGCACCTTCTGCCGGAGGGGTGCAGAGCAGGCTGCCCCTTCCATATATCCAGGATGAGAGGCTCGTCCCGCCTCTTGCTAAACGGTTTTTTATGGACATGGTGGGTCAAGGGCGGGAGACAGGGACATGTGCAGAGCCGGCCTCTGCGACCGGCAGTAAGTTGTGGATGAAGTCCCATGTTACTGAAAATGTCATTCCCGCGAAAGCGGGAATCCATATCCATGGCTTAGCTCTGGATTCTCACTTACGTGGGAATGACAATTACACGGTAAATCTTTCAGAT containing:
- a CDS encoding peptidyl-prolyl cis-trans isomerase encodes the protein MKKLIGCVLLASLLMSNPAHAGDTIVARVGDRIITIEDLQKTVNSTPYGIPDVRQIQPDKREIVLDILQKMISAELLYDEAIRLDIPKSALFRAESRRYRTGLLAGLYRQNLAQEAVEVDAAEVERLAAERSVSETEARGFLANQHRKKRFTAESERLFDRYAVKYSQEVAQKDPDAFSDDDVLVTASAFKITFGDIKQALNETGGTKARLMDILAQTVEQELFAARAVELKLDAGVAADIEAYEKSLAVTLLREQLERENGPQQEETDEYIRGNEYLLYKPQTAHVLMIVTVTEKEATSMRRQALAGGNFFELASKHSIAPDAKVRAGRMDPLIIGERPYTVIDKALLALKPGGITHPIRGDKGFSIFKLLDITPRERREEREVREDAARIIREQKMAAHIAALLQTTRVEIYPVASSDQK
- a CDS encoding FAD-binding protein, producing the protein MLSKSAIKDLKGISGNDNVLTTKEDRLCYAYDATNQLFLPDAVVFPSNTEEVSKIIRLANPEKFCVIPRGAGTGLSGGSVPEKGGVVLSLERMRRILRIDAQNLITIVEPGVVNFELQMELGKYRLFFPPEPTSLRYCTIGGNIAECAGGPRSVKYGVTRDYVIGLEVVLPTGELMETGTQTVRGVTGYDLTRLIVGSEGTLGIVTRAALRILPLPDKVSTILAIFNDECAAGRSVAGIMNSGIKPSAVEFMDMASVKCTRESERFDFKEDNRAVLLIELDGERESLERRCAAVIDVCLKERAVKAEIVQSKNEVKDLWWMRRAIYPSLVKIRPQKIVNDVVVPLSLVPELLQDVRKIEKEKGVVITCYGHAGEGNIHVNVMMDKNDIAETGRVKEAVDDIIDLTLRLGGSVSGGHGIGMTKRTYAGMELNPVAVDVMKKIKGVLDPNGILNPGKKI